Proteins from a single region of Punica granatum isolate Tunisia-2019 chromosome 8, ASM765513v2, whole genome shotgun sequence:
- the LOC116187332 gene encoding uncharacterized protein LOC116187332 has protein sequence MEAKFFRFLKIVGVGYKARAEAEGRLLFLKLGYSHEVELAVPPAVRVFCFKNNVVCCTGIDKQRVHQFAATVRSCKPPEVYKGKGIMYIDEVIKKKQGKKSK, from the coding sequence ATGGAAGCCAAGTTTTTCCGGTTTCTCAAGATTGTAGGAGTCGGGTACAAAGCTAGAGCTGAGGCTGAAGGGCGGCTCTTGTTCCTGAAGCTGGGATACAGTCACGAGGTTGAACTCGCTGTCCCTCCAGCCGTCCGGGTGTTCTGCTTCAAGAACAATGTTGTTTGCTGTACGGGAATCGATAAGCAGAGGGTCCACCAGTTCGCAGCCACTGTAAGGAGTTGCAAACCTCCCGAAGTTTACAAAGGCAAGGGAATTATGTACATCGATGAAGTTATCAAGAAGAAGCAAGGGAAGAAATCGAAATAG